The genomic segment ATCACGATGGCAAACTGGTTCCACGGGCGCGACGGATCACCGTGCCGGCGCGAGAAAACCAGCGGCAGATACTCGTAGCAGAGACGGAGCAGGTCGGCGTCCCGGGTATCCGCCGCTCTGGCCAGCAACTCCGGATGCGCCAGCCGCGCGGGCAAATCGCGCAGCCAGGCGGCATTTCGCTTTGCGACCGGGTCGTTTCTGGACGCGAGGAATCTGGCGACGTCGTTCCGATCAACCTGGTAGTGGTCGGAGGGGGACCCGCCGCGCGCAATGTTATAGAGCACGTTGCAGATGTGGTGGGCCGAGACGAGTTCGTCGCCGGTCAGCTGCATCGCGTCGGATCCTGCGAGTCTGCGGCGGAGTCGGTCGCGGCCGTCGCGTATATCGTCGTGGATGGCCAAGCCCGTGCTCGCGGGGTCCAGTTGATGGAAACGTGACAGGCGAACGTGGTCCACAGGCGAGTCGAGAACCATGTGCCAGCGTTTGTTCGCGCCCGGGGCCAGCTCGATCGCGCCGCGCAGCAGGTAGGATCCGCGGCGGCCATTGAACACGTCGACGGGTGGGGTGACACGACCTCGAATGAAGTCCTCGCGACAGCCGCTATCGAGTATCGTCTCGGCGCCGTCGAAGTCGCTCTTCCATGCCACTGTGGTACTCAGGGCCTCGCTGGCAATGGCGCGGTCGACAATGTTGGCGGTGAGTCGATACAGCGCCAGTCCCGACGCCTGGTCGCATTCGGCACTCTTGTACGCGTCCACCAGGCAACTCGCCGAGTCCTGCAACGCCTGACTGACGCCGGCGGGGAGCAGGTTCTGAACGCCGTCGAGGACTTCAATCGTCTGCCCGCGCTTTCCCGTATTCTCGAATTCGCACGTCCGCACCCAGCCGAAGCGTGTGCTCGGGCGCCAGCCGTAGCGAAACCTGAGGCCGAGCGTGAGGTTGTGTTCCTCGAACCAGAGTTCGCAGCCCAGATTGTGCTTGTACAGATTGCGTTCCAACTCGTAGCGCATCCGCCCATCGCCACTGAACGGCTCCCATACAAAGACGTCATCGTTCTGTTTGCATCGGACGATGGTCGTGGGTCCGGTGCAGGTTTGCGACGCATGCAACTTGTCCACCGTCTCGTACGGAAACAGGGAATGTGCGGAGTCCCGCCTGCCTGCGGCCAGCCCGCCACGCGACGACGCGAACATCCACAGATCCGAGTGACTGACCACGCTGGTCAGGAACGGGTCTATCAGGTCGTATCCGGCGATTCCGTAGTAGACGTCGCCCCGCCACTCGATCAGGCCGCCGGCGACGGATGGCGACATCTCCGGTGTTCGGGGCAGCCCCAGTCGTATTGCCATTTGAGAAGTTGCTCCCGTTGATAGATCGCGACCTTCCCTCCGGAAATCGGGGGGAAGCGTATATCTTTGTAGACCAGAGGCCGCGATTCAAGCGATAACTTCGTGCCGCCGCCGCGAACGAACTTGACTCCGCCGGTCTGGTATCCGACTATTGGGTACGGAGATATCGCCATGAGAAACCGCATTTCCGCCGTGCTGCTGTCGACCGTCGTATTCACGGCCCCGCTTGGAATCACCGGCTGCGAGCGTGACACCACCGGCCTCGATCTCGCCCCTTTTCCGACCGACCCGGTTGTTTTCCGCGATGTGTTCAACGGCATCGACTACCAGGCGTTCGCCGGATCCAAGCTGGATGCCCTCTCCGTCGACACCGACGAACATTACCTGGGCGATGCGTCCATAAAGATCGCCGTGCCCGACGTCGGCTATGCGGGTGGCGCCATCACCGCCAACGCTCCCCGCGACCTCTCGCAGTACAACGCGGTTGCGTTCTGGGTGAAGGCCAGCATGGCTGCGACACTCGACATCGCCGGATACGGCAACGACAACACGGATGCGCTCCCGTACCAGGGTAGCGTGAGCAACATCCCGCTGACCACTACGTGGCAGCGCCACATCCTTCCCATCCCGCGCACCGGACTCATGACCCCGGAAAGAGGCCTCTTCTTTTTTTCCGAGGGCCCAGAGAACGGGTTGGGCTACGATATCTGGTTTGATGAAATCGAGTTCGTGAAGTCGGATGCGATTTCCAACCCGCGCCCGGTCATGCGCCAGGACGATGTGGGTACGGTTACCGGCGTGCAGTTCAGCGTCGGGGGGACGTTCACCGCGTTCGATGTCACGGTGCCGGCGCCCGCCACGCTGCAGGTGAATCATGCACCGGCGTATTTCACGTTCCTGTCGAGCGATGAGAGTGTTGCCACGCCGTCGGGTGGCGGGATCCGCGTGGTGGGGGGCGGTACCGCCGATATCACCGCGCAGCTTGGCGCGATCGCGGTGGCCGGACGATTCACGGTCCGCGCACTCGACCCGCCGACCGATCCTGCTCCCCGGCCGACGATTCCCGCGGCGAACGTGATATCGATCTTCAGCAACGCGTATACCAACCGGCCCGCCGACTTTTCTCCCTCCTTCAGCCAGGCGAGTGTGTCCGAAATCAAGATCAGCGGGGACAACGTCAAGGTGTACAACATTCCGACCGCGCTCGATGTGGCCGTCATCGACTTCGGTGCAAACACCATCAACGCCACCGCGATGACGCACGTTCACATCGATATCTGGGCGCCGGAAGGCACGTTCTTCGGTCTGGGACTGTTCAGCTTCGGCGCGGACGGCGTGTTCTCGGGTGAGCCGGTTCCGTCCGGCGACGATAGCCAGAAGCTGGTGGCGGTGGTGCCGCCGCAGCTGGTTTTCGGCGAGTGGCTCAGTCTCGACCTTCCGTTGAGTTCCTACACGGTGCCGGGCGGGCTCAAAGAGACGGCGCACCTCGCGCAGATCATCCTGCGCAGCGACTCGGTGCTGTTGCTGGTCGACAACATCTTCTTCTACAACGCCGGGAATTGATCTCGCGCTCTTCGGGGTCACGCCTCATGCGACACCGTCGCATCCTCAAGCTACTTTCCCTGTCGGTGCTCGTTCTGACCTCTCTGGGGTTCAATTGCGACCGCGAAGATGCGTTGCAATGGAGCCTCGTGTGGCAGGACGAGTTCGATGGCCCCGAAGGCCAATCTCCGAACCCGCAGAAGTGGCGTTTCGACATCGGAACCGACTGGGGCAACCGGCAATTGGAGTACGACACCGACCGCCCCGAGAACGTTTCGCTGGATGGCAACGGCAGGCTCCGCATCATCGCGCGCGAGGAAGCGTACGAGGGGAGCGCCTACACGTCGGGGCGGATCAACACGCGCCAATTGTTCGCACACGAGCACGGCCGCTTCGAGGCAAAGGTCCTGCTTCCCATCGGGCAGGGGATCTGGCCGGCCTTCTGGATGCTGGGCGCGGATTTTCCCGAGGTTCCGTGGCCCGACTGTGGTGAGATCGACATCATGGAGTACCGCGGCCAGGAGCCCAACATACTCGTTGGCACCATCCACGGCCCCGGGCACTTCGGGGACGCCGCGATCTCGGGGCGTTACCAGTCTTCAGGCTACCTGAACGAGCAGTACCACGTGTATGCGATCGAGTGGGACGGTGGCAGCATCACGTGGTTCATCGACGCTATCCAGTATCACCGTGTCACGCGTGACGACCTGCCCGAAGGCGCGCGCTGGGTGTACAACCACCCGTTCTTCATGCTTCTGAACGTCGCGGTTGGTGGCAGATGGGCGGGTCCACCCGACGCCACGACCGTCTTTCCGCAGACGATGCTTGTCGACTGGGTGCGCGTCTACGCGATTTCCCCCCGCGATTGATTGCCCGCGCTACATCGTGAAAATCAGGTAGGTACGGATCTCCCATTCCGACCCGTTCTTGGCGTCCAGCGTCGGATCGCACACCATGTTGCCCAGCGCGTCGGGCGTCATGCCGGGGCAGTAGCGCGGCGAGTTCTGGTCGAGCGAGCGCCACGTACCGCGCAGGCCGAACCTCGTCTGCGGAAAACCATACCACCGCGGGGTCCCCAGCGTGCGCGAGATGTCGGCCATCAACTGGACCGGGAAGGTCTCGTTGAAGTCGTGGTGGTAGTCGTATGGACCCCAGTCGTTGAACTTTGCCGCGGCCTCGAACACGTGCTGACCCCACGCGAGACGGGCGGTCCCGCCCGCGCGCTGGATGCGCCGGTTGAGCGTCTGGTTCTCACCGGTGAGATCGTAGCCGTTGCCCTCGCCGGTTCCGATGTAAAGGTTCGCAATCAAACGCATGTCCCGCCGGGGACAGGATACGATCCGGGTCCACAACTCCCACATGTCGCGCCCCGGGGGGGCGGCGCCGAACGTGTAGACGGTGGTCCCGTCTGCCGCGATGAAGTTCGCGGCGTCCTGCGTGGTGGGCATGTGCCGGTACACGTATCCCACCGCGGCGGCAAATTTGGCGTCCTCGGCGGTTTCGTTGTCCCACGCCCACATCCACGTGGCCGGGGTGGGGTCATAGGTGATGAGCAATTCGGCGGCGGCCGTCTCGCGGTTTGCGCGCACGGCAAAGGGGTCGTCGAGCACGTTGCGGGGCCGTCCGGGGGGCGGCGCGTCGCCCGGGACCGGACCCACGATTGGTTTCTGGTAGAGGAAGTTGGGAGAGATCTGGAAATCATTCACCTGCACGGCGATGCCGGCGAGGATGTTGGACTGGTTCCCGGAGCCGCTGTCGCGCAGGCGCCAGCCGGTGAAGGTCGGGATGGACGTCGGGCCGCCATCGGCGACGAGTCCCATGATGGCGCCCTCGCCGTACCAGTTCCACCGGCCCTTCTGGTAAGTCACCTTGGCCTTGCCGCCGAATGTGTCCGAGTCCTTCACCTGGTCCTGAAGGACGCGGTAGCTGTCGCCATCCGGCTCCGCGATCTGGAAGGTCTGGCCGACCTTGGGTTGACCGGACCAGATACCGCCCACGTCATAGGCGACGTTGCCGCGCGAGCCGTGGAGCTGGAGAGAAAGTTTGCGCGTTGGTGGAAGCGGGATGGCAACCGAGCTCGCGACCGTACCCGTCTGCCCCTGGATGTCGTTCTGATAAACGGCCGTCGCGTCCCACCGCCATATGCGGCGGTTGTACTTCACGTATACTGACGGGTTGGCGCCCCACCACAACTGCGGCCCGTATGCAACCTTCAGTCCCGTGAGGGTCCTCTTGCCGGCAATCTCCACACCAATCGGGGCCAGGCCGTTGTAGATGTCGATGTTGTTTCCGTAGTAGGCGTCCCGGTACATCCCGAAGAAGTCGCCCTCGTATTGCCAGTGCAGGTGGCCCGTGCGGTAGAAGCCCACCAGGGAGAACCAGCGGTCGTCCCAGTTGACCGCCGCCCGGTAAACCGCGACCCGCTCGACGTCGGGGAGGGTCACCGTTCCGTTCGGCCCCTGGACGGTCTTGGGCCGCCCCCGGTTCTCGTAGAAGATCTCGTCGATGGGCGCGGTGGCCACGTGTCCCAGGATGTTCAGCGACAGAAACCCCGTGATCGCGTCGGTGGGCTGCGCCACGAAGTCGGCGTAGAACGACTCCATGTGATCGAACCCCCGGAACGCGGGGAACTGCGTCGGCAGGGTGGTTCCCATGGTGGCGGGCGTGCTGGTGCTGGTCCCGCCGGTGTTGTAGGTCGTGAACTCGAGGCGCACATTGCTCACCCGAATGCGGTTGGTGGCGCTCGATTCCCGCGCCGCGGTGTTTCCACGGGCCTCGAGCGCGGCCACGGCCGGGTGGATGCGCCCGAAGTGGGTGCGGATACTCGCGAGGTCGGTGCCGGGCGCATAGGGATCCAGCGTGAACGCCTGCCGCAGCGCGTAGTACGCCGCGCGCGGATAGACGTCGTACTGGCCGCTGACGTCGGAGTAGCCCTTGGCGGTAATGCCCCACCATTCCTCATTCATGTTGTTCTCGCCAGGAACGAGATCCTCCTGGTAACCGCCGTTGGCCCACGAGGCATTGGTGTCGTGCACGTCGAGGCGTTCTTCCTGCCTGTACTTCCACCAGCCGTCGGTCCACTGGAAAATTGTGCCGCCGATGCAGTTGCCCGCGCGGCCCTTGCCCGCGGACTGCTCGTAGATCTCCTCCCACTGGCCGATCAGGTAGTGCGCCTGCATGATCTGATCTTCGCGCATCTCTTTGGCGTTGAATGCATCGCAGCCGAACTCGGTGAAGAGCACGGGAACGCCCAGTTTTTCCTTCACCACATCAAACAGGTCGCGCGCCGATATCCCGCGGTAAACGTTGGTGCCGAGGATGTCGAGGTTCTTGCACTCCTGGGCGATCAGGTCGATGTACTGGATGTCGCCATTCGCGATGGCGACGGGGTGGTTGGAATCGAGCGCCTTGATGCCATCGATGATTTCGCCGAAAAGGGAATACAGGAAACGCGCCCGGGCGGCGTCGCGTTCGCCCTCGGGGAGATTCGCGATCTCGAATGACGTCCACGACAGGCCGTAGTTGTTCTCATTGCCCAGCATCCACATCATGAGGCCCGGCGTGTTGCGGTACTGTTCCACGATTTCGAGTACCTCGGCCTTCACCGCCGCGCGCAGCCGCGGATCGGCGTAGTCCACGGCCGCGATCCATGCCCCGTCCAGCGTGTAGCCGTAGCGTGCCACGAAGTGGTTCAGGATGGTGTAGATGCCGTACTGCTCGTAGATGTAGGTTATCCAGCGGGCCGGCATGCCCGCATAGACGCGGATCGCGTTGACGCCCATGGCCTTCATGAGCGGCATATCGCGCGCGAGTGCTTCCTTGATGAAATCGTCGGGCTGGCCCCAGAAGTCGTAGGAATAGTTGGTTCCGATGGGGAAGTAGTCCCAGTTCATTCCGAAGACCATCGTGTCGCGGCCATTCACCTGCAGCCGCTGGCCGGATTCGTCAGACACGACTCGAACCGTGTCCACCGCCTGTGCGATGGCTGGCGGTGCAACCAGCCCGGCAAGAAGCGCAGCGAGCGTGAAGGCCAGATTCCGTGTGGCTATTCCTGCGCGCGACATTGTGGAATCCTCCCGGAAAATTTCATGATGTCGAGTCGTCCACCCCGTTTGCGGTGACGACGTCATGGTACCAGAACGAACTGTCTTTTGGTATTCGCTCTTGCGTCTTGTAATCGACCCAGAACAGCCCAAAGCGCTTCTCATATCCGTGCGCCCACTCGAAGTTGTCCATCAGCGACCATGCGAAGTAGCCCCGAAGCGGCACCCCGTCCTGGATCGCGCGGTGGCAGGCCACGATATGCCCGCGCATGAATTCGATGCGCCGGGTGTCCTTGATACGGCCGGTTTCGTCCGGGCCGTCCGAGTACGCGGCGCCGTTCTCGGTGATGTACATCGGCGGCGGCGCGTACTCGCGGTGGAGCCGTTCGAGCAGCGCTGTCAGCCCGGACGGGCAGACCTCCCAGCCCATGTCGGTGAGTTCTTCTTCGGGTACCTGCGGGACGGATTGTGGCCACGCGCCGTCGCCGGCCCGCATCACCACGCGGCTGTAGTAGTTCACCCCCAGAAAGTCCATGGGAGCGGAGATCGCCGTGAGATCGCCCGGGCGGACGAACGGAAGCTGTGCGCTTTCCAGGTGACCCACGGCGATGCGGTCCTTGATCACGTCTTCCGGATAGCGGGCGCGAAAGAGCGGGTCAAGGTACCAGCGATTGAAGAAGCCGTCGAACCATCGCGATGCATCCACGTCTTCCGGGCTCTGCGATGCGGGTGACGACGGCGTGAGGTTGAGCACAATGCCAACCTGCACGCCGGGTGCGTTCCTGCGAATGACCGGAACGGCCAGGCCGTGCGAGAGCAGCAGGTGATGCGCCACGCGCAGCGCGCCCGGCGGGTCCTTGATGCCGGGGGCGTGATGGCCGCTGTCATGACCGAGGTGGGCGATGCACCATGGCTCGTTGTGGGTTACCCAGTGCTGCACGCGGTCACCGAGCCGCGCGCTGACGACGTCGGCGTAATTAACGAATGCGTCCGCGGTGTCGCGCGACATCCAGCCGCCCTCGTCCTGAAGCGCTTGCGGGAGATCCCAGTGGTAGAGGGTGATGAACGGCCGGATGCCGGCCTCCACCAGGGCGTCGACCAGCCGGTCATAGAAGTCGAGTCCCGCGGCGTTCACGGCTCCCCGGCCGTCGGGGAGTACGCGCGACCACGCCACGGAGAACCGGTAGGCGTTTACGCCCAGCCGGGCCATCAGGCCGATGTCAGCCCGCCAGCGGTGGTAGTGGTCGCAGGCTGCGCTGGCATCCGACCCATCCGCGATACGTCCGGGGATGGCTTCCATCGTGTCCCAGATGGATGGGCCGCGGCCGTCCTCGCAGAAGGCGCCTTCGATCTGGTGGGCGGAGGTGGCCACGCCCCACAAAAAGCCGTCGGGGAATCGGAGCACGGGTTGCAACGGTATCTCGTTTTCATTAAGGAGTTTGGCGCAACACGCATGGACTGGACGGGGGATCCTGTCAAAAAACACGCCGCGCTGTCAACCCGGCGCGGGTCAGGGGTGGTTCGGCCGTCCGGATTTGCTTCGCCTGCCGGGATTTGGTACCATTGGGTGTGCGGTAGGCCGCGCGTAGATTGCTATTTTATAAATACTTACACATCGGTTGCCGCTGTCTCCGATCCCGCTGGCGGGACGCAACATCTGTTTTGACGCACGGAGGGCGCATGCGCCGGACTGCCTTACTGATCGTCGGTTTCTTCTGCACCGCGCTTGCCCCGCTGGACGCGTCGTCTCAGTGCATCCTATCCAACCCGAGTTTCGAAATCGCCGGCACCGGTGGGCAGGTGTTCGGCGGCTGGAATCAGTTTGGAGCCGTTGGCTCCACGCCCGCCGCGCCGCACGGGTTCAAAGCCGCGCGCGTGAGCGGACCCAACCTGGGCGGATGGGACGTATCGGCGTACTGGCAGGCGTTCAGTACGGCTCCCGGTGAAAGGTGGCAAGCATCGGTCGAAGGGTGGCACACAGCGACGAAGCCACTGACCGGCCAGTGCAAGGCGATTCTCAACATCGAGTGGCGTGACAGCGGTGGCAACTTGATTTCGTACGAGTCGCACGACGTCGCAACCGCATCGACGCCGCTGGACGCGATCCAGAAATTCAACGTGGTCAGCGGTCCCGCACCGGTCGGGGCGGTCAAGGCCCGCCTGCTGCTCGGCGTGCTGCAGTCACCCACCGATCCCTCGCCCGATGTCTATTACGACCTCGCCCAGTTCAACAAAGTCGGACCCCCGAGCATCGATGACATCCAGTGGAACGACTTCCCGGGTGGGCGGACGATCACGTTCAGCGGTTACGATTGGCGTGTGAAGGGGCCGGGTGTATTTGGCCCGGGTCCGAACCGGTATGACGATTCCCCGAGCGCGGTGTGGGTGGATGCGGGTGGCCAGTTGCACGTGACCGTTCAGAACAACTTTGGCAACTGGTACAGCAGCGAAATCGCGCTGGTCGATCCACTGGGTTACGGCGATTACATCTTCACCACCCGCGGCCGCCTGGATCTGCTGGATCCCAACGTGGTGCTCGGGCTCTTCACGTGGCAATACGGGCCGTGTTACGACCCCTCATATCTCTGGTGGGGCCCGTACAACGAATTCGACATCGAGTTCAGC from the Candidatus Krumholzibacteriia bacterium genome contains:
- a CDS encoding glycoside hydrolase family 16 protein, coding for MRHRRILKLLSLSVLVLTSLGFNCDREDALQWSLVWQDEFDGPEGQSPNPQKWRFDIGTDWGNRQLEYDTDRPENVSLDGNGRLRIIAREEAYEGSAYTSGRINTRQLFAHEHGRFEAKVLLPIGQGIWPAFWMLGADFPEVPWPDCGEIDIMEYRGQEPNILVGTIHGPGHFGDAAISGRYQSSGYLNEQYHVYAIEWDGGSITWFIDAIQYHRVTRDDLPEGARWVYNHPFFMLLNVAVGGRWAGPPDATTVFPQTMLVDWVRVYAISPRD
- a CDS encoding glycosidase, which gives rise to MSRAGIATRNLAFTLAALLAGLVAPPAIAQAVDTVRVVSDESGQRLQVNGRDTMVFGMNWDYFPIGTNYSYDFWGQPDDFIKEALARDMPLMKAMGVNAIRVYAGMPARWITYIYEQYGIYTILNHFVARYGYTLDGAWIAAVDYADPRLRAAVKAEVLEIVEQYRNTPGLMMWMLGNENNYGLSWTSFEIANLPEGERDAARARFLYSLFGEIIDGIKALDSNHPVAIANGDIQYIDLIAQECKNLDILGTNVYRGISARDLFDVVKEKLGVPVLFTEFGCDAFNAKEMREDQIMQAHYLIGQWEEIYEQSAGKGRAGNCIGGTIFQWTDGWWKYRQEERLDVHDTNASWANGGYQEDLVPGENNMNEEWWGITAKGYSDVSGQYDVYPRAAYYALRQAFTLDPYAPGTDLASIRTHFGRIHPAVAALEARGNTAARESSATNRIRVSNVRLEFTTYNTGGTSTSTPATMGTTLPTQFPAFRGFDHMESFYADFVAQPTDAITGFLSLNILGHVATAPIDEIFYENRGRPKTVQGPNGTVTLPDVERVAVYRAAVNWDDRWFSLVGFYRTGHLHWQYEGDFFGMYRDAYYGNNIDIYNGLAPIGVEIAGKRTLTGLKVAYGPQLWWGANPSVYVKYNRRIWRWDATAVYQNDIQGQTGTVASSVAIPLPPTRKLSLQLHGSRGNVAYDVGGIWSGQPKVGQTFQIAEPDGDSYRVLQDQVKDSDTFGGKAKVTYQKGRWNWYGEGAIMGLVADGGPTSIPTFTGWRLRDSGSGNQSNILAGIAVQVNDFQISPNFLYQKPIVGPVPGDAPPPGRPRNVLDDPFAVRANRETAAAELLITYDPTPATWMWAWDNETAEDAKFAAAVGYVYRHMPTTQDAANFIAADGTTVYTFGAAPPGRDMWELWTRIVSCPRRDMRLIANLYIGTGEGNGYDLTGENQTLNRRIQRAGGTARLAWGQHVFEAAAKFNDWGPYDYHHDFNETFPVQLMADISRTLGTPRWYGFPQTRFGLRGTWRSLDQNSPRYCPGMTPDALGNMVCDPTLDAKNGSEWEIRTYLIFTM
- a CDS encoding GH1 family beta-glucosidase, which gives rise to MLRFPDGFLWGVATSAHQIEGAFCEDGRGPSIWDTMEAIPGRIADGSDASAACDHYHRWRADIGLMARLGVNAYRFSVAWSRVLPDGRGAVNAAGLDFYDRLVDALVEAGIRPFITLYHWDLPQALQDEGGWMSRDTADAFVNYADVVSARLGDRVQHWVTHNEPWCIAHLGHDSGHHAPGIKDPPGALRVAHHLLLSHGLAVPVIRRNAPGVQVGIVLNLTPSSPASQSPEDVDASRWFDGFFNRWYLDPLFRARYPEDVIKDRIAVGHLESAQLPFVRPGDLTAISAPMDFLGVNYYSRVVMRAGDGAWPQSVPQVPEEELTDMGWEVCPSGLTALLERLHREYAPPPMYITENGAAYSDGPDETGRIKDTRRIEFMRGHIVACHRAIQDGVPLRGYFAWSLMDNFEWAHGYEKRFGLFWVDYKTQERIPKDSSFWYHDVVTANGVDDSTS
- a CDS encoding T9SS type A sorting domain-containing protein, whose product is MRRTALLIVGFFCTALAPLDASSQCILSNPSFEIAGTGGQVFGGWNQFGAVGSTPAAPHGFKAARVSGPNLGGWDVSAYWQAFSTAPGERWQASVEGWHTATKPLTGQCKAILNIEWRDSGGNLISYESHDVATASTPLDAIQKFNVVSGPAPVGAVKARLLLGVLQSPTDPSPDVYYDLAQFNKVGPPSIDDIQWNDFPGGRTITFSGYDWRVKGPGVFGPGPNRYDDSPSAVWVDAGGQLHVTVQNNFGNWYSSEIALVDPLGYGDYIFTTRGRLDLLDPNVVLGLFTWQYGPCYDPSYLWWGPYNEFDIEFSRWGNASNDIGQFVAQPYDWPGNISRFGATFATNEITSHAFRWLHDRVECRSWRGGPLDEGTSTQIHSWTYTGPHIPRPEQPRVHINLWQIANPASNQEVVINAFTFVPAGTATAVRNVPPAARSFLADARPNPFNPTTAIGYTVAAAGFAEIAVYDVRGKLVRTLLSGRVVAGYDEVVWDGRDDSGNRVASGVYLYQLRAGNVVETKKMVMLK